A window of the Nibribacter ruber genome harbors these coding sequences:
- a CDS encoding cupin domain-containing protein, whose protein sequence is MVLLFSNCQQQDNNPTAQEETQSIFPKGELGSKENFTGKAWASSLVANDSTYNTLVGNVYFEPGARSNWHIHPAGQILIITDGEGYHQIKGQARQTLKKGDVVTCPPNMMHWHGASPEKGMQQMYIIPNTEKGIVKWLHPVTDDVYASEQ, encoded by the coding sequence ATGGTACTATTGTTTAGTAACTGCCAACAGCAAGATAATAACCCAACTGCCCAAGAAGAAACACAATCCATCTTCCCGAAAGGCGAACTAGGATCCAAAGAGAACTTTACGGGCAAGGCCTGGGCCTCCAGTCTGGTAGCCAATGACAGCACTTACAACACATTAGTTGGTAACGTCTATTTTGAGCCTGGTGCCCGAAGCAATTGGCATATTCATCCGGCCGGTCAAATCTTGATTATCACAGACGGGGAAGGCTATCACCAGATAAAAGGGCAAGCCCGGCAAACTTTGAAGAAAGGCGACGTAGTGACCTGCCCGCCTAACATGATGCACTGGCACGGGGCAAGTCCAGAAAAGGGCATGCAACAGATGTACATTATCCCTAACACAGAGAAAGGAATTGTAAAGTGGTTGCACCCTGTTACAGACGATGTCTACGCTAGTGAGCAATAA
- a CDS encoding NRAMP family divalent metal transporter translates to MKSERNWSVLLGAAFLMATSAVGPGFLTQTTVFTQKLGASFGFVILLSILLDIVVQLNVWRVIAVSEKRAQDIANAVFPGLGIFISLLIVLGGFAFNIGNVGGAGLGFQVLLGLSPEVGAIIAAAIAIVIFLVREAGKVMDRFAQVMGVLMILLIIYVAVVSDPPLAEAATKTITPDQIDVMAIITLVGGTVGGYITFAGGHRLLDAGVRGEAALPSVNRSAVSGITIASVIRVFLFLATLGVITKGFVLDDANPPASVFQSAAGSVGYKLFGLVMLAAAVTSIVGSAYTSVTFIRTFHKRIDQNENWFIIGFIAISTLLFVLIGKPVSLLVLAGALNGLILPITLGTILLAAYKTKIIGTYHHPLWLTVFGVIAVLMMAYMGGYTLIQKLPQLFS, encoded by the coding sequence ATGAAGTCAGAAAGGAATTGGAGTGTCTTGTTGGGTGCCGCCTTCTTGATGGCGACATCTGCCGTCGGCCCGGGGTTCTTAACGCAAACTACCGTATTCACGCAGAAGTTGGGCGCCAGTTTCGGGTTTGTGATTCTGCTGTCTATTCTTCTGGACATTGTAGTGCAGTTGAATGTCTGGCGGGTGATTGCCGTGTCAGAGAAACGCGCGCAGGATATTGCCAACGCAGTATTTCCGGGTTTAGGCATATTCATTTCTCTGCTCATTGTGCTGGGAGGTTTTGCGTTTAACATTGGTAACGTGGGCGGCGCTGGCTTAGGATTTCAAGTGTTGCTGGGCCTTTCGCCAGAGGTGGGAGCCATCATTGCCGCCGCCATAGCCATTGTGATTTTTCTGGTCCGTGAAGCCGGCAAAGTCATGGACCGTTTCGCTCAGGTCATGGGCGTGCTCATGATCCTGCTCATCATTTACGTGGCCGTTGTTTCTGATCCACCACTGGCAGAAGCCGCCACAAAAACCATCACACCCGATCAGATTGACGTGATGGCCATCATTACCTTAGTGGGTGGTACCGTGGGGGGCTACATCACCTTTGCCGGCGGCCATCGCTTGTTAGATGCCGGCGTGCGGGGAGAAGCGGCTTTGCCCAGCGTAAACCGAAGCGCCGTTTCCGGCATCACCATCGCCTCTGTCATCAGAGTGTTTTTGTTTCTGGCAACGCTGGGAGTCATCACCAAAGGCTTTGTGTTGGACGATGCCAATCCGCCGGCCTCGGTGTTTCAATCGGCGGCGGGCAGCGTGGGGTACAAGCTCTTCGGGTTAGTGATGCTGGCTGCGGCGGTGACGTCTATAGTAGGTTCAGCGTACACGTCGGTGACGTTCATCAGGACGTTCCACAAGCGTATTGACCAGAATGAGAACTGGTTTATCATTGGGTTCATCGCCATCTCCACCCTTCTCTTCGTGCTAATTGGCAAACCGGTATCCTTACTGGTGCTGGCAGGAGCCCTCAATGGATTGATTCTGCCCATTACCTTAGGCACCATTCTCCTGGCTGCCTACAAAACCAAGATCATTGGCACCTACCATCACCCGCTTTGGCTAACTGTATTTGGCGTAATAGCCGTGCTCATGATGGCGTACATGGGAGGCTATACCTTGATTCAGAAGTTGCCTCAGTTGTTTTCGTAG
- a CDS encoding alpha/beta hydrolase, translating into MRIKMKKIPLLALAILMMVGQANAQTNQKAKTATPKAMKESAQKDQYTFQLSDKVTRQAVTFKNRYGITLAGDLYLPKNRGTQKLAALILSGPFGAVKEQSSGLYANEMASRGFVTLAFDQSFTGESGGDVRNVASPDIYTEDYSAAVDYLGLLPTVDRNKIGVIGICGLSGMALTAATSDSRIKAVATASMYDMSRSMSRSHKDSYTLEQRKKVIDYLSQQRWADAENKNYAVGLHEVPFDEKGNLVKGNRILPESLPQNPDPVLASFFDYYRTPRGFHPRSINSTTAWTATTPMSFFSFPMAANLELISPRPILLIAGENAHSRYYSEDVYKMASGPKELVIVPKADHVDLYDKTDIIPFDKLTSFFNQNLK; encoded by the coding sequence ATGCGAATCAAGATGAAAAAGATACCTCTTTTAGCCTTGGCCATCCTTATGATGGTAGGCCAAGCCAATGCCCAAACCAATCAGAAAGCGAAAACAGCAACCCCGAAAGCTATGAAAGAATCCGCCCAAAAAGACCAGTATACCTTTCAGTTAAGTGATAAAGTGACCCGCCAAGCTGTAACTTTTAAAAACCGCTATGGCATTACCCTGGCTGGGGATTTATACCTGCCTAAGAACAGAGGAACCCAGAAACTTGCCGCTTTGATTTTGAGCGGTCCTTTTGGAGCGGTGAAGGAGCAATCTTCTGGATTGTATGCGAATGAAATGGCGTCCAGAGGGTTTGTGACCTTGGCCTTTGACCAATCCTTTACCGGCGAAAGTGGTGGAGACGTGCGCAACGTGGCCTCGCCTGATATTTACACAGAAGACTACAGTGCCGCCGTGGACTATCTTGGCTTGTTGCCTACTGTTGACAGAAATAAAATTGGGGTGATAGGAATCTGCGGCTTGAGCGGCATGGCTCTCACCGCCGCCACTAGCGACAGCCGGATTAAAGCCGTAGCCACTGCTTCTATGTATGACATGTCCCGCAGCATGAGCCGCAGCCACAAAGACAGCTATACTTTGGAGCAACGCAAGAAGGTGATTGATTACCTAAGCCAACAGCGTTGGGCAGATGCCGAGAACAAGAACTACGCGGTAGGCTTACATGAGGTACCTTTTGACGAAAAAGGCAATCTTGTAAAAGGAAACCGTATACTTCCTGAATCCCTGCCTCAGAACCCAGATCCTGTATTAGCTTCCTTTTTTGATTATTACCGGACACCGCGCGGTTTCCACCCAAGGTCCATCAACTCAACCACCGCCTGGACCGCTACCACCCCCATGTCCTTCTTCAGTTTTCCCATGGCGGCCAATTTGGAGTTGATTTCACCCCGTCCCATCCTGCTGATTGCGGGTGAAAATGCACATTCGCGTTATTATTCCGAGGATGTGTACAAAATGGCATCCGGTCCCAAAGAGCTAGTGATTGTACCTAAGGCAGACCACGTTGATTTGTATGACAAGACAGACATCATCCCTTTTGACAAACTCACTTCCTTTTTCAACCAGAATTTGAAATAA
- a CDS encoding cyclophilin-like fold protein codes for MKLRITVGQKKFVATLYDNATATAFKAQLPMTLNMTELNENEKYFDLPSSLPTNASSPGTIQPGDLMLFGANTLVLFYKELTTPYQYTRLGRIDDPTGLSTALGSGNVTVAFELDK; via the coding sequence ATGAAACTTAGGATAACAGTTGGTCAGAAAAAGTTTGTGGCCACTTTGTATGATAATGCCACCGCTACCGCCTTCAAGGCCCAATTGCCCATGACCCTTAACATGACGGAGTTGAACGAAAACGAAAAGTACTTTGATTTGCCCAGCAGTCTGCCTACCAACGCTTCCAGTCCCGGCACCATCCAACCCGGTGATTTGATGCTGTTTGGAGCTAACACACTGGTGCTTTTCTACAAAGAGCTTACCACTCCTTACCAATACACACGGCTGGGGCGCATTGATGACCCTACCGGGCTTTCCACCGCATTAGGGTCTGGAAATGTGACAGTGGCTTTTGAATTGGATAAATAA
- the pxpB gene encoding 5-oxoprolinase subunit PxpB translates to MPKSAHLDTSHIQLFPLGDSALVVQFGEVIDVSIHEQVRAFAEYVEVHPFYGFVEQVPAYTTVTVYYNPWLSSLKGKVNPYETVVVWVQEALAKMTSASKKTGKVVKEIPVCYSSEFGPDLKFVAENSGLSEAEVIALHTAPEYLVYMMGFAPGFPYLGGLNLSLATPRKATPRPTIPAGSVGIAGEQTGVYPMQTPGGWQLIGRTPLALFKVHRETPSLLQMGDTVKFVPIRPEEFYQLQTEHHGS, encoded by the coding sequence ATGCCAAAATCAGCACATTTAGATACCTCGCATATTCAGCTCTTCCCGCTGGGAGACAGCGCATTGGTGGTGCAGTTTGGCGAAGTGATTGATGTGAGCATTCATGAGCAGGTGCGCGCGTTTGCCGAGTATGTAGAGGTGCATCCGTTTTATGGGTTTGTGGAGCAAGTGCCGGCGTATACTACTGTCACCGTTTACTACAACCCCTGGCTGTCAAGCCTGAAAGGGAAGGTGAATCCTTATGAAACGGTGGTGGTATGGGTGCAGGAAGCACTGGCAAAAATGACGTCTGCTTCCAAAAAAACTGGCAAAGTTGTCAAGGAGATTCCGGTTTGTTATAGCAGTGAGTTCGGCCCAGATTTAAAGTTCGTCGCGGAGAATTCTGGGTTGTCAGAGGCTGAAGTCATTGCCCTGCATACAGCGCCGGAATACCTGGTGTATATGATGGGCTTTGCACCGGGGTTTCCTTATTTGGGTGGATTAAACCTTAGTCTGGCTACTCCTAGGAAGGCCACACCCAGGCCCACCATTCCCGCGGGTTCTGTGGGCATTGCCGGGGAGCAGACGGGCGTGTACCCCATGCAGACTCCGGGCGGCTGGCAGTTGATCGGGCGGACCCCTTTGGCCTTGTTCAAGGTGCACCGTGAAACTCCCAGTCTGTTACAGATGGGAGACACCGTGAAATTTGTGCCCATCAGGCCAGAAGAGTTTTACCAGTTACAGACAGAGCACCATGGGTCTTAG
- a CDS encoding sugar O-acetyltransferase, which yields MEDLEREDVFTQRDRDIFDRMKAGEPIRLEDPQYHKIQEVVTRTLELIVRVNNSTGVDQIRERLSELLGTDLPESTTVFGPFYTNFGRFTQIGKHVFINHACSFLDMGGITIEDHVMLGPKVNLITENHPTNPTDRRALLCQPILIKRNAWIGAAATILPGVTIGENSIVAAGAVVSKDVPDNTIVGGVPAKVIKTIDG from the coding sequence ATGGAAGATTTAGAAAGAGAAGATGTCTTTACGCAACGTGATAGAGACATATTTGATAGAATGAAAGCCGGGGAGCCCATCAGGCTAGAAGACCCGCAATATCATAAGATACAAGAAGTAGTTACCCGCACTTTAGAGCTAATAGTTAGGGTTAACAACTCCACGGGAGTAGACCAAATCCGGGAGAGGTTAAGCGAGCTGTTAGGCACTGACCTGCCGGAGAGCACCACGGTGTTTGGGCCCTTTTACACCAATTTCGGGCGGTTTACACAAATAGGCAAACATGTCTTCATCAACCATGCCTGTTCCTTTCTGGATATGGGTGGCATTACGATAGAAGACCATGTGATGCTAGGCCCCAAGGTGAACCTCATCACCGAAAACCACCCTACCAATCCCACAGACCGCAGAGCCCTACTCTGCCAACCCATCCTCATTAAACGCAATGCCTGGATAGGTGCGGCCGCCACCATTTTGCCCGGTGTCACCATTGGAGAAAACTCCATTGTAGCGGCGGGAGCGGTGGTTTCCAAAGACGTGCCGGACAATACCATAGTAGGCGGCGTACCAGCCAAAGTCATCAAAACCATTGATGGGTAA
- the yjjX gene encoding inosine/xanthosine triphosphatase, which yields MSLFNKPTLKVVVASGNPVKVSAALAGMQKMMPGASIETVSVSVPSGVADQPMTDEETLAGALNRVQNAKEANPLADAWVGIEGGVDYLQGELATFAWVVIQTEDLVGKARSGTFFLPKTVQELVEQGLELGKANDQIFSRINSKQKGGAIGILTDEVLDRKQLYEQAVVLALVPHKNRELYLPETANP from the coding sequence ATGAGTCTCTTTAATAAACCCACTTTGAAAGTTGTAGTCGCCTCGGGCAACCCCGTGAAAGTAAGCGCGGCTTTGGCCGGAATGCAAAAGATGATGCCAGGCGCCTCCATCGAAACCGTCTCCGTGTCTGTGCCCTCTGGCGTAGCCGACCAACCCATGACCGATGAAGAGACGCTGGCCGGTGCGCTCAACCGCGTACAGAATGCCAAAGAAGCAAACCCGCTGGCAGACGCGTGGGTAGGCATTGAGGGCGGAGTAGACTATTTGCAGGGAGAGCTGGCCACCTTCGCGTGGGTAGTCATCCAGACCGAAGACCTGGTAGGCAAGGCCCGTTCTGGTACTTTCTTTTTACCCAAAACCGTACAAGAACTGGTGGAACAAGGACTAGAACTCGGCAAAGCCAACGACCAGATTTTTTCCCGCATCAACTCCAAGCAGAAAGGCGGCGCCATTGGCATTTTAACGGATGAGGTGCTGGACAGAAAACAACTCTATGAACAGGCGGTGGTGCTGGCCTTGGTTCCGCACAAGAACCGGGAATTGTATTTGCCTGAAACGGCCAATCCTTAA
- a CDS encoding LamB/YcsF family protein has translation MSHLYSVDINCDLGESFGAYQMGNDEAILPFVTSANIACGFHAGDPGVMKKTVRLAIANKVAIGAHPGFQDLVGFGRRDMAVSAEEAFDLVVYQIGALQAFVQAEGGVLHHVKPHGALYNMAAINASLAQAIAEAVYKVNPHLHLYGLAGSELVKAGEKLGLHVAHEVFADRTYQADGTLTSRRLPNAMIINQQEAVQQVIRMIKEGKVRSQQGEEVAIQADTICIHGDVAHALELAQLIKEKLTQKGIQLQTTGA, from the coding sequence ATGAGCCACCTGTATTCTGTAGATATAAACTGTGACCTCGGAGAAAGCTTCGGGGCCTACCAAATGGGCAACGACGAAGCTATTCTGCCCTTTGTCACCTCGGCCAACATTGCCTGTGGATTCCATGCCGGTGACCCTGGGGTGATGAAAAAGACCGTGCGGTTAGCCATAGCAAACAAGGTGGCCATTGGCGCGCATCCGGGCTTTCAAGACTTGGTTGGCTTTGGCCGAAGGGACATGGCGGTTTCAGCGGAGGAAGCCTTTGATCTGGTGGTGTACCAAATAGGCGCGTTGCAGGCATTTGTGCAGGCTGAGGGCGGCGTGCTCCACCACGTAAAACCGCATGGCGCCTTGTACAACATGGCAGCTATCAATGCATCTCTGGCTCAGGCCATTGCCGAGGCCGTCTACAAGGTAAATCCTCACCTGCACCTATATGGCTTGGCTGGCAGTGAACTGGTTAAAGCAGGGGAGAAACTGGGCTTGCACGTAGCCCATGAAGTCTTCGCTGACAGAACCTACCAAGCAGATGGCACCTTGACGTCGCGCAGGTTGCCCAATGCCATGATCATCAACCAACAGGAAGCAGTGCAGCAGGTGATACGCATGATCAAAGAAGGAAAGGTGCGTTCCCAGCAGGGCGAAGAAGTGGCTATACAAGCAGATACCATTTGCATTCACGGCGATGTAGCGCACGCGCTGGAACTTGCCCAGCTCATTAAGGAAAAACTTACCCAGAAAGGGATTCAGTTACAAACCACAGGCGCCTAA
- a CDS encoding helix-turn-helix domain-containing protein — MNKKTESHGSTFNSELKLKGFNVFQIESDTNATRIYSRKDFYKICLTTGKSAIHYADRTFEQEGTVLFFGNPHIPYSWETISTSYVGYTILFSEDFLKQSDRSESLQQSPLFKIGGTPVLKITETQREFLNSIFQRMIEEQQSEYAHKDDVIRNYIHLILHEANKLQPSEKLDQTKNAASRLTSVFLELLERQFPIETIDRPLQLKTAQDYAAQLNVHVNYLNRTVKEVTGKPTTTLVAERIITEAKALLQHTDWNVADIAYALGFEYPSYFNNYFKRLTGTNPKSMRTQEV, encoded by the coding sequence ATGAATAAGAAGACTGAAAGCCATGGTTCTACTTTCAATTCAGAACTCAAATTGAAAGGGTTCAACGTGTTTCAAATTGAGAGTGACACTAATGCCACCCGCATTTACAGCAGGAAAGACTTCTACAAAATCTGCTTGACTACGGGCAAGAGCGCCATTCATTACGCTGACCGAACCTTTGAACAAGAGGGCACCGTCCTATTTTTCGGGAACCCGCATATCCCGTATTCCTGGGAGACCATCTCCACCAGCTATGTAGGGTATACCATCCTTTTCTCCGAGGATTTCTTAAAGCAATCTGATCGTTCTGAGAGTCTGCAACAGTCGCCATTGTTTAAGATTGGCGGTACGCCGGTATTGAAAATCACTGAAACGCAGAGAGAATTCTTGAACTCCATTTTCCAGAGAATGATAGAAGAACAACAGTCAGAGTATGCTCATAAAGACGACGTTATCCGAAATTACATTCACCTTATTCTGCATGAGGCCAACAAATTACAGCCTTCAGAGAAGTTAGACCAAACCAAGAACGCCGCCTCACGGCTCACCTCGGTCTTTCTGGAGCTTCTGGAGCGCCAATTCCCCATTGAAACCATAGACCGTCCGCTTCAACTAAAGACCGCCCAGGACTATGCCGCTCAATTAAACGTGCACGTAAATTACCTGAACCGCACCGTAAAAGAAGTTACCGGCAAGCCTACCACTACCCTTGTAGCGGAGCGCATAATCACCGAGGCCAAAGCCCTCCTCCAGCACACTGACTGGAACGTGGCCGACATTGCTTACGCCCTCGGGTTTGAGTACCCTTCCTATTTCAACAACTACTTTAAACGCCTCACGGGCACCAACCCAAAATCCATGCGCACGCAGGAGGTTTGA
- a CDS encoding 5-oxoprolinase subunit C family protein: protein MGLRIEKPGLLTTVQDTGRLGHQKEGVLVSGAMDAMALRMGNLLVGNHENSASLEMTLLGPTITFTQSHLISITGADLSPKINGEAIPLWRPVLVKAGAILTFGTPIQGTRSYLNIAGGLKVEPVLGSASTYLKAGFGGWQGKVLQAGIELDCNELSTHMFPFVKSLENGLGKEAFYATSWRPSPDLLPAYEPNPIIRAVRGPEYDWFSLESKDTFWQTSFQLTAASDRMGYQLEGEKLELQKVLEMLSTAVTFGTVQVPSSGNPIVLMADHQTTGGYPRIAQVITADYSKLAQVVPGRQIQFQEVTLEEAQFLYLKQEQNLERLKQTLSLKFTT, encoded by the coding sequence ATGGGTCTTAGAATAGAGAAGCCAGGCCTACTCACCACCGTGCAGGACACGGGCCGGTTGGGGCACCAGAAAGAAGGCGTGCTGGTGAGTGGTGCCATGGATGCGATGGCTCTTAGAATGGGCAACTTGCTGGTGGGTAATCATGAGAATAGTGCTTCGCTAGAAATGACCCTGCTGGGGCCAACCATCACTTTCACGCAAAGCCATCTTATCTCCATCACGGGCGCTGACCTATCGCCTAAAATTAACGGGGAAGCCATTCCGCTTTGGCGGCCCGTACTTGTCAAAGCAGGAGCAATACTCACGTTTGGCACCCCCATTCAAGGCACCCGAAGCTACCTAAATATTGCCGGTGGCCTTAAGGTGGAGCCTGTTTTAGGAAGCGCTTCTACTTACCTAAAAGCTGGGTTTGGCGGTTGGCAGGGCAAAGTCTTGCAAGCGGGTATAGAACTGGATTGCAACGAGTTGTCTACCCATATGTTTCCGTTTGTAAAGAGCCTAGAAAACGGTCTGGGAAAGGAAGCATTTTATGCAACTTCTTGGAGGCCTTCGCCAGATTTATTGCCAGCATACGAGCCCAACCCAATCATCAGAGCCGTGCGCGGACCCGAATACGATTGGTTCTCCCTGGAAAGCAAGGACACGTTCTGGCAAACTTCTTTTCAGTTAACGGCAGCTTCAGACCGGATGGGCTACCAATTAGAGGGCGAAAAGTTGGAGCTGCAAAAGGTTCTGGAAATGCTGTCTACGGCCGTCACGTTTGGGACCGTGCAAGTGCCTTCCAGCGGCAACCCCATTGTCCTGATGGCCGATCACCAAACTACTGGTGGTTATCCCAGAATTGCCCAGGTCATCACCGCAGATTATTCCAAGCTTGCCCAAGTAGTGCCCGGGCGGCAGATCCAATTCCAGGAAGTGACCTTAGAGGAAGCACAATTCCTGTACCTGAAACAAGAGCAGAACCTGGAACGCCTAAAGCAAACTTTATCCCTTAAATTCACCACATGA